A single window of Tenericutes bacterium MZ-XQ DNA harbors:
- a CDS encoding oligoendopeptidase F translates to MKKQLPKRHELDVNYTWDMKNLFKQEEDFLKAFDFLEKEVHQFCEYFEQQLKTKEMINEALIKYQSIQAQVSRINAYASLQMSTDSILEENQMRQGKAMLRFQAISRKLSFFMNELKQASNELLLDVIKLNEDHKYFLSDLMEDKKYALLPDVEKALVALSPVLNASYTNYSRFKLADMKFSDFIVDQVTYPNSFTLFENEYEYEENTNVRRKAYETFYQKLAEYQHGFASNYQAHVQREKIMSELRGYSSVFDYLLHDQKVTKDFMDRQIDLIMEKLAPAMRRYAKCLQKIHGLDQMTYADLKIAVDPTFEPKVTIEQSKKLLIEGLSVLGEEYNQIVKKAFDERWIDFPQNQGKSTGGFCSSPYGASSYILINWNGQMDEVMVLAHEIGHAGHFQYANSHQSILNTRPSMYFVEAPSTTNELLMANHLIENAQSEREKTWIKSVMISRTYYHNFVTHLLEAAFQREVYLKVDRKEPLSANILNHIKLNILRKFWGDAVTIPEWAGLTWMRQPHYFMGLYPYTYSAGLTLGTKVSKMIEQHTIKPEDWIAVLKAGGTKAPLDLAKMVNVDLSTDGVLLEVIEEISKIIDDIIASKQEK, encoded by the coding sequence ATGAAGAAACAGTTACCAAAACGTCATGAACTTGACGTTAATTACACATGGGATATGAAAAACCTATTCAAACAAGAAGAGGATTTTTTAAAAGCATTTGACTTTTTAGAAAAAGAAGTTCATCAATTTTGTGAATATTTTGAACAACAATTAAAGACAAAAGAAATGATTAATGAAGCACTCATCAAGTATCAAAGCATACAAGCTCAAGTATCTAGAATTAATGCGTATGCATCACTACAAATGAGTACAGATTCAATTTTAGAAGAAAATCAAATGCGCCAAGGGAAAGCGATGCTAAGATTCCAGGCGATTTCAAGAAAACTTTCTTTTTTTATGAATGAACTAAAACAAGCAAGTAATGAACTTTTGTTAGATGTTATAAAACTAAACGAAGATCACAAGTATTTTTTATCAGATTTAATGGAGGATAAAAAATATGCACTACTACCTGATGTAGAAAAAGCACTTGTGGCATTATCACCAGTTTTAAACGCATCATATACAAACTATAGTAGATTTAAATTAGCAGATATGAAATTTTCTGATTTTATAGTAGATCAGGTCACTTATCCAAATTCATTCACACTTTTTGAAAATGAATATGAATATGAAGAAAACACAAATGTTAGAAGAAAAGCATATGAGACTTTTTATCAAAAACTAGCCGAGTACCAACATGGGTTTGCAAGTAATTATCAAGCACACGTACAAAGAGAAAAAATAATGTCTGAACTTAGAGGTTATTCAAGTGTCTTCGATTATTTGCTACATGACCAAAAAGTAACCAAGGATTTTATGGACCGTCAAATTGATTTGATTATGGAGAAATTAGCACCAGCCATGAGAAGATATGCGAAATGTCTTCAAAAAATTCATGGATTAGATCAAATGACTTATGCTGATTTAAAAATTGCTGTAGACCCAACATTTGAACCTAAAGTAACGATTGAACAATCAAAAAAATTGCTCATAGAAGGTTTATCAGTTTTAGGCGAAGAGTATAATCAAATCGTTAAAAAAGCGTTTGATGAAAGATGGATTGATTTTCCTCAAAATCAAGGAAAATCAACAGGCGGATTTTGTTCATCACCTTATGGTGCATCCTCATATATATTAATTAATTGGAACGGTCAAATGGATGAAGTCATGGTTTTAGCACATGAAATTGGTCATGCTGGTCACTTCCAGTATGCAAACAGTCATCAAAGCATATTAAATACCAGACCATCTATGTACTTTGTTGAGGCACCATCAACAACCAATGAGTTATTAATGGCAAATCATCTGATTGAAAATGCTCAATCAGAAAGAGAGAAAACTTGGATTAAATCTGTGATGATATCAAGAACATATTATCATAACTTTGTGACCCATTTATTAGAGGCAGCTTTCCAAAGAGAAGTTTATTTGAAAGTTGATCGAAAAGAACCACTTTCAGCAAATATATTAAATCATATTAAACTTAACATATTGCGTAAGTTTTGGGGAGATGCTGTTACGATTCCAGAGTGGGCAGGTCTAACGTGGATGAGACAACCACATTATTTTATGGGACTTTATCCATATACATATTCTGCTGGTCTTACATTAGGTACTAAAGTATCTAAAATGATTGAGCAACATACGATTAAACCGGAAGACTGGATTGCTGTTTTAAAAGCCGGAGGCACAAAAGCCCCTCTTGATCTAGCAAAAATGGTAAATGTTGATTTATCAACTGATGGAGTTTTGCTTGAAGTTATTGAAGAGATATCAAAGATTATTGACGATATCATTGCCAGCAAACAAGAAAAATAA
- a CDS encoding pseudouridine-5-phosphate glycosidase: protein MKPYEKYLSMKQEVKEALENHKPVVALESTIISHGMPYPQNVEMAKKVEQIVRDHGAIPATIAIMDGQIKIGLTDEDLETLANAKHVAKVSRRDLATIVSSKSLGATTVASTMICAAMAGIKFFVTGGIGGVHRGYEDTLDVSADLEELSQTNVNVICAGAKAILDLPRTMEYLETKGVSVVGYQTDVLPAFYTRTSDIKLHHKVDTVEELAHMIFTKDQLGLKAGVLIANPIPEEDSLDASYINKIIDDAIRQSVIDHIEGKDVTPYLLKKIVEETKGKSLEANLALVYNNAKVGAKLAKAYSDIKAS, encoded by the coding sequence ATGAAACCATATGAAAAGTATTTAAGTATGAAACAAGAAGTCAAAGAGGCATTAGAAAATCATAAACCAGTAGTTGCATTAGAATCTACAATTATCTCACACGGTATGCCATATCCTCAAAACGTTGAAATGGCAAAAAAAGTAGAACAAATCGTTAGAGATCATGGTGCCATACCAGCGACTATCGCCATTATGGATGGGCAAATCAAAATTGGTTTAACAGATGAAGACCTAGAAACACTAGCAAATGCTAAACATGTAGCAAAAGTTTCAAGAAGAGATCTAGCAACCATCGTTTCAAGCAAGTCATTAGGAGCTACAACAGTTGCCTCAACAATGATTTGTGCAGCTATGGCAGGGATTAAATTCTTTGTTACTGGTGGTATAGGTGGAGTTCATAGAGGTTATGAAGATACCCTTGATGTTTCAGCTGACTTGGAGGAACTATCACAAACCAATGTGAATGTGATCTGTGCTGGAGCAAAAGCGATTCTTGATTTACCAAGAACGATGGAGTATTTAGAAACGAAAGGTGTGAGTGTTGTGGGATATCAAACTGATGTACTTCCAGCATTCTATACAAGAACTTCGGACATTAAACTTCATCATAAAGTTGATACAGTAGAAGAACTCGCACACATGATTTTCACGAAAGATCAATTAGGACTAAAAGCAGGTGTTTTGATTGCAAATCCAATTCCAGAAGAAGATTCATTAGATGCATCATACATCAATAAGATCATTGATGATGCAATCAGACAAAGTGTTATAGACCATATTGAAGGTAAAGACGTTACACCATACCTACTCAAAAAGATAGTTGAAGAAACCAAAGGGAAGAGCTTAGAAGCCAATTTAGCTTTAGTATATAACAATGCAAAAGTAGGCGCTAAATTAGCGAAAGCATATAGCGATATTAAGGCATCGTAA
- a CDS encoding mercury(II) reductase, whose product MKKYEAVIQGMTCDACEIHVEKALGSIEVKIIDVDYKTGVAQFVSNESVSFKDVELALSKTPYYLKSVHEENHIAQDSTSNKKDFDLIIIGSGSAAFSAAIKAKEYGKTVAIIERDTIGGTCVNVGCVPSKTMIRAGYINQFSKSHNFQGLNISSNEVNFEQLIDQKNHLVDQLRQKKYINLLDVYQIELIKGHARFINSSQISVNNNVYTADKYLIATGSKPVIPNIKGLDQVNYLTSTTLLELKKTPKSIVIIGSGYIALELGQMLKNLGSKVTFLRRSHYLLKEYDSEISIKMEEILKTDGIELINDISYDKVEKNQDLIQIHFTKNNEKTYLESEALLVAAGRTPSTEDLNLDLAGVKLGDTNEILINDFGVTSNENIYAAGDVTGGPMFVYVAAYQGGVVMDNAFGNVKKTIDLRYVPSVIFTTPSIASVGYTEHEANRLGYSTVSRTIDLEMVPRALVNHDTRGLFKIVVDQATNKIIGVHILAEDAGEIIYSATLAIKFGLTIQDLKETMVPYLTMSEGLKLAILSLEKDVSHLSCCAV is encoded by the coding sequence ATGAAAAAGTATGAAGCAGTTATTCAAGGTATGACATGTGATGCCTGTGAAATCCATGTAGAAAAAGCTTTAGGGTCTATAGAAGTTAAAATCATTGATGTTGATTATAAAACAGGAGTTGCTCAATTTGTCTCAAATGAAAGCGTTTCTTTTAAAGATGTTGAATTGGCATTGAGTAAAACACCATATTATTTGAAATCTGTACATGAAGAGAATCATATAGCACAAGACAGCACATCCAATAAAAAAGATTTTGATTTAATTATTATTGGATCAGGCAGTGCTGCTTTTTCTGCAGCAATTAAGGCTAAAGAATATGGTAAGACGGTAGCAATTATAGAACGGGATACGATTGGAGGCACATGTGTTAACGTTGGATGTGTGCCATCAAAAACCATGATTCGTGCAGGTTATATAAATCAATTTTCAAAGAGCCACAATTTTCAAGGATTAAATATATCATCAAACGAGGTAAATTTTGAACAACTGATTGACCAAAAGAATCATTTAGTTGACCAGTTAAGACAAAAAAAATATATAAACTTACTAGATGTTTATCAAATTGAACTTATTAAAGGACACGCAAGATTTATCAATAGTAGTCAAATTTCAGTAAATAACAACGTTTATACTGCAGATAAATACTTGATTGCGACAGGTTCTAAGCCTGTGATTCCCAATATAAAGGGGTTAGATCAGGTTAATTATTTGACCAGTACTACATTACTAGAATTAAAAAAAACACCTAAAAGTATTGTTATTATCGGATCTGGATATATTGCACTAGAACTCGGACAAATGTTAAAAAATTTGGGATCAAAAGTTACTTTTTTAAGAAGAAGTCATTATTTATTAAAAGAGTATGATTCAGAAATATCGATTAAAATGGAGGAAATACTAAAGACTGATGGTATTGAATTGATCAATGATATTTCTTATGACAAAGTTGAAAAGAACCAGGATTTGATTCAGATTCATTTCACAAAAAACAACGAGAAAACATATTTAGAAAGTGAAGCACTACTCGTTGCAGCCGGACGTACTCCTAGTACAGAAGATTTGAATCTTGATTTAGCTGGAGTTAAACTTGGTGATACAAACGAGATATTAATTAACGATTTCGGTGTAACTAGCAATGAAAATATTTATGCAGCTGGTGATGTCACTGGTGGTCCTATGTTTGTATACGTTGCAGCTTATCAAGGTGGAGTAGTTATGGATAACGCATTTGGTAATGTTAAAAAGACGATAGATTTGAGATATGTGCCTAGTGTTATATTCACGACACCCTCAATCGCATCTGTTGGCTACACTGAACATGAAGCAAACAGGCTAGGATACTCAACAGTTTCACGAACAATTGATTTAGAAATGGTGCCAAGAGCACTCGTCAATCATGACACTAGGGGTCTTTTCAAAATTGTTGTTGATCAAGCAACTAACAAAATTATAGGTGTACATATTTTGGCTGAGGATGCTGGTGAGATCATTTACTCAGCCACATTGGCCATCAAATTCGGATTAACGATTCAAGATTTAAAAGAAACGATGGTTCCATATCTAACCATGTCAGAAGGACTTAAGTTAGCAATCCTCTCGCTTGAAAAAGATGTTTCTCATTTATCTTGTTGTGCAGTTTAA
- a CDS encoding flotillin: protein MTAGGLFGLIVAILVIVFMVIAFIVSRIKKCPSDKIMVIYGKVGQNTDGTSRSATCIHGGAKFVYPFIQAYEYLDLTPLSISVDLTKALSRQNIRIDVPSRFTVGISTEPSVMMNAAERLLGLQLSEIQELAKDIIFGQLRLVIATMDIEEINTNRDKFLEAVSDNVETELKKIGLRLINVNVTDINDESGYIEALGKEAAAKAINDAKKSVAEKNRDGSIGEAEALRDQRIQVATADALAIEGENNSLGEISKSNATRREIEAEALRRATAAEKIASAKALEESYVAEKEAELARAAREKASLEADIIVKSEIEKQKKVIEAEAVAEETRRKAKGEADAIYAKMEAEGRGMFEILQKQAEGFTQLVKAANNDSDAAIKLLIADKLETLVGIQVEAIKNLKFDKITVWDGGQGKDGTTQTANFASNLMRAIPPMQDLFAMAGMELPKYLGNNIHPKKVEKEEVKEEKAPEKKEVKKEK, encoded by the coding sequence ATGACAGCAGGTGGACTTTTTGGTTTAATTGTTGCAATATTGGTTATCGTATTTATGGTTATTGCCTTTATTGTATCAAGAATTAAGAAATGTCCATCAGACAAGATTATGGTTATTTACGGGAAGGTCGGACAAAATACTGATGGTACTAGCCGATCTGCAACATGTATTCACGGGGGAGCGAAATTTGTTTATCCATTTATTCAAGCTTATGAATACCTTGATTTAACTCCATTATCAATTAGTGTTGATTTAACTAAGGCGTTATCAAGACAAAATATTCGTATTGATGTTCCTTCAAGATTTACTGTAGGGATTTCCACTGAACCAAGTGTAATGATGAATGCTGCAGAGCGTTTATTAGGATTACAGTTAAGTGAAATTCAAGAATTAGCTAAAGATATTATCTTTGGTCAATTACGTCTAGTGATTGCAACAATGGATATTGAAGAAATCAATACCAACAGAGATAAGTTCTTAGAAGCAGTAAGTGACAACGTTGAAACAGAACTTAAGAAAATCGGTTTAAGATTGATCAACGTTAACGTTACCGATATCAATGATGAATCAGGATATATCGAAGCGTTAGGTAAAGAAGCAGCAGCGAAAGCAATCAATGACGCGAAAAAGAGCGTAGCAGAAAAGAATCGTGATGGTTCGATTGGTGAAGCTGAAGCCTTAAGAGATCAAAGAATTCAAGTTGCAACTGCAGATGCACTTGCAATTGAAGGGGAAAATAACTCTTTAGGAGAAATCTCTAAGTCAAATGCAACACGTCGTGAAATTGAAGCTGAAGCGTTAAGAAGAGCAACTGCAGCAGAAAAAATTGCGTCTGCAAAAGCATTAGAAGAATCATATGTTGCTGAAAAAGAAGCTGAACTTGCGAGAGCTGCTCGTGAAAAAGCATCACTTGAAGCCGATATTATTGTTAAATCAGAAATCGAAAAGCAAAAGAAAGTTATTGAAGCAGAAGCGGTTGCTGAAGAAACAAGAAGAAAAGCAAAAGGTGAAGCGGATGCGATTTATGCGAAGATGGAAGCTGAAGGTCGCGGTATGTTTGAAATTCTTCAAAAACAAGCTGAAGGTTTCACTCAATTAGTTAAAGCAGCTAACAATGACTCTGATGCAGCAATTAAGCTACTTATTGCAGATAAACTTGAAACATTAGTTGGTATTCAAGTTGAAGCTATTAAGAATCTTAAATTTGATAAGATTACTGTTTGGGATGGTGGCCAAGGTAAAGATGGTACAACACAAACTGCTAATTTTGCATCTAACTTAATGCGTGCGATTCCTCCAATGCAAGATCTTTTTGCGATGGCAGGTATGGAACTTCCTAAATATTTAGGGAATAATATTCATCCTAAAAAAGTAGAAAAAGAAGAAGTCAAAGAAGAAAAAGCACCAGAAAAAAAAGAAGTTAAGAAAGAAAAATAA
- a CDS encoding GNAT family N-acetyltransferase encodes MEIRKYTKNDESLLFDLLVDEGDEWMDYHSPNGRKKYRKAIASSIVYIALKNNELCGYVRCKDDGGFGIYIYDLLVRKSHRGKQLGRKLIEKVSKDYPSQTVYVMSDVDAYYKKLGYEKVGSIFVVK; translated from the coding sequence ATGGAAATCAGAAAATATACAAAAAATGATGAATCCTTATTATTTGATTTACTCGTTGATGAAGGTGATGAATGGATGGATTATCATAGTCCAAATGGGCGCAAAAAATATAGGAAAGCAATCGCATCAAGTATCGTCTATATCGCTTTAAAGAATAACGAGTTATGTGGTTACGTTCGCTGTAAGGATGATGGCGGATTTGGAATCTATATATACGACTTACTTGTAAGAAAAAGCCACCGAGGTAAGCAGTTGGGTCGAAAACTAATAGAAAAAGTTTCAAAAGATTATCCTAGTCAAACGGTTTATGTTATGAGTGATGTTGATGCATATTATAAAAAACTTGGCTATGAAAAAGTGGGGTCAATTTTTGTTGTTAAATAA
- a CDS encoding threonylcarbamoyl-AMP synthase has product MKTRIYQVSDLNQIDVQKDIKETLLSGKNIIFPTETVYGIGAYALSEKGIKGIYEVKGRPSDNPLIMHISHQTDVYKYTKNHQPYVKNLMDKFWPGPLTMVFEKQNHVPYMITGGLETVGIRMPSHDIALKVIDIAGVPICAPSANISGKPSSTLFDHVLEDFKDKVDIMIDGGKSKVGIESTVLDVTHEIPVILRPGVITKEMLEEIIPKVIGGSLTSEHEIPKAPGMKYRHYAPKGELMIIDGEKDKVVTFINDIINSSKGDHKIGVICTSDFKDLLKDVYIYSIGMPNQEEEIASNLFAALRDMDKNEIDIIYAIAFHEGKYKDALMNRLLKAANQNYMKL; this is encoded by the coding sequence ATGAAAACAAGAATATATCAAGTGAGTGATTTAAATCAAATAGATGTACAAAAAGACATAAAAGAAACATTACTATCTGGTAAAAATATTATTTTTCCCACTGAAACAGTTTATGGTATTGGAGCCTACGCATTATCAGAAAAAGGCATTAAAGGGATTTATGAAGTCAAAGGTAGACCAAGTGATAATCCTTTAATTATGCATATCTCTCATCAAACAGATGTATATAAGTATACAAAAAATCATCAACCTTATGTTAAAAATTTGATGGACAAATTTTGGCCTGGTCCGCTGACAATGGTATTTGAAAAACAAAACCATGTGCCTTATATGATCACTGGAGGTCTTGAGACAGTGGGTATAAGAATGCCTAGTCATGATATCGCTTTAAAAGTCATTGATATCGCTGGTGTACCAATTTGTGCACCAAGTGCAAATATCAGTGGAAAACCATCATCAACACTTTTTGATCATGTGTTAGAAGATTTTAAGGATAAAGTTGATATTATGATTGATGGTGGAAAATCCAAAGTAGGTATTGAGTCGACAGTATTAGATGTGACCCATGAAATACCAGTGATATTAAGACCAGGTGTCATCACAAAAGAAATGCTAGAAGAGATTATCCCTAAAGTTATCGGTGGGAGTTTAACATCCGAACATGAAATCCCTAAAGCTCCTGGAATGAAGTATCGTCATTATGCACCAAAAGGTGAATTGATGATTATAGATGGAGAAAAGGATAAGGTCGTTACATTTATCAATGATATAATAAATTCAAGTAAAGGTGATCATAAAATTGGTGTGATTTGTACATCAGATTTTAAAGACTTACTAAAAGATGTCTATATTTATTCAATTGGCATGCCAAACCAAGAAGAAGAGATTGCATCGAATTTGTTTGCAGCACTTAGAGATATGGATAAAAATGAAATAGATATCATTTATGCGATTGCTTTTCATGAAGGAAAATATAAAGATGCCTTAATGAATCGGTTGTTAAAAGCAGCAAATCAAAATTATATGAAGCTATAA
- a CDS encoding gamma-glutamyltransferase, protein MKFANPKSAFIKPKLGVIATSEPNAAQAGLDILKKGGNAIDAAIATAAALTVTEPTSNGIGGDNFAIVWHEGKLIGMNSSGHSPELLSLENLYKKGLKEIPTFGFVPVTVPGVVKGWAELSKKYGKLDFKEVLAPAIKLAKDGFKIAPTVQYYWDRAYKIYEKKLKDPMFQYWFDTFKNVPKLGDTVYLKDHAKTLEDIANTYGDTFYKGDIADQIDAFSKKYQGFIRKTDLEKHEVEWVKPISSKYRGYDILELPPNTQGIIGLMGLNILENDNVNQKSPLDIYHTQIESTKLAFSDGLKYIADPKSMNVTIEELLSKSYAKKRYELIKDNAINHTFGHPKQAGTVYLATSDSAGNMVSFIQSNYMGFGSGLVVPNTGITLQNRGHNFSVDPNSANVLAPNKKPYHTIIPGFIMKDDKPIGPFGVMGGFMQPQGHLQVISSMIDLNLNPQEALDRPRYQWVKDQTIYVEPSLDKNIVEGLSKKGHTIEIKEDLGLFGRGQIILNLNERIYVGTEKRCDGTIAYI, encoded by the coding sequence ATGAAATTTGCAAACCCTAAAAGTGCCTTCATCAAACCTAAATTAGGTGTGATTGCGACCAGCGAACCAAATGCTGCTCAAGCAGGTTTAGACATATTAAAAAAAGGTGGTAATGCCATTGATGCAGCTATTGCTACCGCTGCAGCACTCACTGTAACAGAGCCCACAAGTAATGGAATTGGTGGCGATAATTTTGCGATTGTTTGGCATGAAGGAAAACTCATCGGTATGAACTCATCTGGTCACTCTCCTGAACTTTTAAGTCTTGAAAATCTATATAAAAAAGGATTAAAAGAAATACCAACTTTTGGATTTGTACCAGTGACTGTTCCTGGTGTTGTTAAGGGTTGGGCTGAACTTTCAAAGAAGTATGGAAAGCTTGATTTTAAAGAAGTTCTAGCACCGGCAATTAAACTTGCGAAAGATGGATTTAAGATTGCACCTACAGTTCAATACTATTGGGATAGAGCATATAAAATCTATGAGAAAAAATTGAAAGATCCAATGTTTCAATATTGGTTTGACACATTTAAAAATGTGCCTAAACTAGGAGATACTGTATATTTAAAAGATCATGCAAAAACTCTTGAAGATATTGCGAATACCTATGGTGATACATTTTATAAAGGCGATATCGCCGATCAAATCGATGCTTTTTCAAAAAAATATCAAGGTTTTATAAGAAAAACTGATTTAGAAAAACACGAAGTAGAATGGGTAAAGCCTATTTCATCTAAATACAGAGGGTATGATATCCTTGAACTTCCACCTAACACTCAAGGCATTATCGGCTTAATGGGATTAAACATACTTGAAAATGATAATGTAAATCAAAAATCACCCTTAGATATTTATCATACACAAATCGAATCAACAAAACTTGCATTTAGCGATGGACTTAAATATATCGCAGATCCAAAAAGCATGAATGTGACCATTGAAGAGCTATTGTCTAAATCCTATGCTAAAAAGCGTTATGAATTGATCAAGGACAATGCTATAAATCACACTTTTGGTCATCCAAAACAAGCAGGTACTGTATATTTAGCAACTTCGGATTCAGCCGGTAATATGGTATCATTTATTCAAAGTAATTATATGGGCTTTGGTTCAGGATTGGTTGTTCCAAATACAGGGATAACACTACAAAATCGCGGACACAATTTTTCAGTCGATCCAAATTCTGCTAATGTTTTAGCTCCAAATAAAAAACCTTATCACACTATTATTCCTGGATTTATTATGAAAGATGATAAACCTATTGGACCATTTGGCGTCATGGGTGGGTTCATGCAGCCACAAGGTCATCTGCAAGTCATTTCAAGCATGATCGATTTAAATTTGAACCCTCAAGAAGCTCTTGATAGACCTAGATATCAATGGGTTAAAGATCAAACGATTTATGTTGAGCCATCTCTTGATAAAAACATTGTTGAGGGATTGTCAAAAAAAGGACATACGATTGAAATTAAAGAGGACTTAGGCTTATTTGGAAGAGGACAAATCATTTTAAACTTAAATGAACGCATATATGTTGGTACAGAAAAAAGATGTGATGGTACAATTGCATATATCTAA